The following are encoded together in the bacterium genome:
- a CDS encoding ankyrin repeat domain-containing protein, producing MAEMHYAVAQGNIDEFDRLIKSGADVNPRNDQGVTPLHLTPATNQLAMARMLLEHGAEVDPRDVFGMTPLHWAADAGHQEIAKVLIEHGADVDVRSNRGFTPLHKAIGVEERPEMVRLLIEHGANVNAKTDNGCTPLHHAATENYIKAATALLDGGANVNVNDANGWTPLRAAESEGNNEIAKLLRKYGAR from the coding sequence ATGGCAGAGATGCACTATGCGGTTGCACAGGGGAATATAGATGAATTCGATCGCCTAATCAAGAGCGGTGCGGATGTGAATCCGAGAAATGATCAAGGCGTTACTCCTTTGCACCTGACTCCTGCAACGAACCAATTGGCAATGGCAAGAATGCTTCTTGAGCATGGCGCCGAAGTTGATCCTAGAGACGTGTTTGGCATGACTCCTTTGCATTGGGCAGCGGACGCGGGTCATCAGGAGATTGCCAAGGTACTTATTGAGCATGGCGCGGATGTTGATGTTCGAAGCAACCGTGGTTTCACCCCATTGCATAAGGCTATAGGAGTGGAGGAGCGTCCGGAGATGGTGAGATTGCTCATTGAACACGGCGCTAATGTCAACGCCAAGACTGATAACGGCTGTACACCGCTGCATCACGCTGCAACTGAGAACTATATTAAAGCAGCAACTGCGCTACTTGATGGTGGAGCGAATGTCAATGTAAATGATGCGAATGGGTGGACGCCTCTACGTGCTGCTGAGTCGGAGGGCAACAATGAGATTGCCAAATTGCTTCGTAAATACGGAGCGAGATAG
- a CDS encoding GNAT family N-acetyltransferase produces the protein MNPDNYRLIPLSEEYFSRLYTWTATEKQQDHYTCRPCQTHISEKEYVDKMRRMICSPDGSCYVLVAANDDKEPLGKIRSFDYNPRNHSAEFGYYLPEQNRNKGLGSIMLQQFVGLSFGDRKYNLNKLYATTSSSNIPSVSLLEKCGFAMDGRQREHYWIEGKRYDQLIYSILRSEWDAANPA, from the coding sequence ATGAATCCTGACAATTACCGACTTATTCCTCTGAGTGAAGAATATTTTTCCAGATTGTACACATGGACTGCGACTGAAAAACAACAGGACCACTATACTTGCCGCCCATGTCAAACTCATATATCGGAAAAAGAATATGTTGATAAGATGAGACGCATGATTTGCAGTCCCGATGGATCATGCTATGTGTTGGTGGCGGCAAATGATGATAAAGAGCCTTTAGGGAAGATAAGATCGTTCGATTACAATCCGAGAAACCATAGTGCAGAGTTTGGATATTACTTACCGGAGCAAAATCGAAATAAAGGGTTGGGCAGCATAATGCTGCAGCAGTTTGTTGGATTATCGTTTGGCGACAGGAAATACAATCTCAACAAGTTATATGCAACAACATCTTCCAGCAATATTCCTTCAGTAAGTCTCCTTGAGAAGTGTGGCTTTGCAATGGATGGCAGGCAAAGAGAGCATTATTGGATTGAAGGAAAACGGTATGACCAACTTATATATTCGATCTTACGGTCGGAATGGGATGCAGCAAATCCAGCTTAG